Proteins encoded within one genomic window of Xiphophorus maculatus strain JP 163 A chromosome 11, X_maculatus-5.0-male, whole genome shotgun sequence:
- the LOC102222103 gene encoding calcium/calmodulin-dependent protein kinase type II subunit alpha, translating into MATVISTRFSDEYQLYEELGKGAFSVVRRCVKVLSGQEYAAKIINTKKLSARDHQKLDREARICRLLKHPNIVRLHDSISEEAHHYLIFDLVTGGELFEDIVAREYYSEADASHCIQQILEAVLHCHQMGVVHRDLKPENLLLASKSKGAAVKLADFGLAIEVEGDQQAWFGFAGTPGYLSPEVLRKDPYGKAVDLWACGVILYILLVGYPPFWDEDQHRLYQQIKAGAYDFPSPEWDTVTPEAKDLINKMLTINPAKRITAAEALKHPWISHRSTVASCMHRQETVECLKKFNARRKLKGAILTTMLATRNFSGGKSGSNKKADGVKESSESTNTTIEDEDTRVRKQDIIKVTEQLIEAISNGDFESYTKMCDPAVTAFEPEALGNLVEGLDFHRFYFENLWSKNSKPVHTTILNPHIHLVGDEAACIAYIRVTQYIDSNGTPRTAQSEETRVWHRRDGKWQIVHFHRSGSPSTLSN; encoded by the exons ATGGCAACGGTCATCAGCACGCGCTTCTCCGATGAGTATCAGCTGTACGAGGAGCTGGGGAA GGGAGCGTTCTCCGTGGTGCGGCGCTGTGTGAAGGTTCTATCGGGTCAGGAATATGCTGCCAAGATCATCAACACCAAGAAGCTGTCTGCTAGAG ATCACCAGAAGTTGGACCGAGAAGCTCGGATCTGTCGGCTGCTGAAGCATCCCAACATCG ttcGGCTTCATGACAGCATCTCAGAGGAGGCGCACCATTACCTCATCTTCGACCT GGTTACAGGTGGAGAGCTATTTGAAGACATCGTAGCAAGAGAATATTACAGTGAAGCCGATGCCAG CCACTGCATCCAGCAGATCCTGGAGGCGGTGCTTCACTGTCATCAGATGGGCGTGGTCCACCGAGATCTTAAG CCAGAGAACCTGCTGCTGGCCTCCAAGTCTAAAGGAGCGGCGGTGAAACTTGCCGACTTCGGCCTCGCCATCGAGGTGGAGGGCGACCAGCAGGCCTGGTTTG gcTTTGCGGGAACTCCAGGCTACCTGTCTCCAGAGGTCCTGAGGAAGGACCCATACGGGAAGGCGGTGGACCTCTGGGCCTGCG GCGTGATCCTCTACATCCTGCTGGTGGGCTACCCTCCGTTCTGGGACGAAGACCAGCACCGCCTCTACCAGCAGATCAAAGCCGGAGCCTACGAC TTTCCTTCCCCGGAGTGGGACACGGTGACACCCGAAGCCAAAGACCTGATCAACAAGATGCTGACCATCAACCCGGCCAAACGCATCACCGCCGCTGAGGCGCTCAAACACCCCTGGATCTCT CACCGCTCCACCGTGGCTTCCTGTATGCATCGCCAAGAGACGGTTGAATGTTTGAAGAAATTCAACGCCAGGAGGAAGCTGAAG GGGGCCATCCTGACCACCATGCTGGCCACCAGGAACTTCTCCG GAGGAAAGAGCGGCAGCAACAAGAAGGCCGACGGAGTCAAG gagtCGTCTGAGAGCACCAACACCACCATCGAGGACGAAGACACCAGAG tgagGAAACAGGACATCATTAAAGTGACGGAGCAGCTCATCGAGGCCATCAGTAATGGAGACTTTGAGAGCTACAC GAAGATGTGCGACCCGGCGGTGACGGCGTTCGAACCCGAGGCTTTGGGGAACCTGGTCGAAGGCTTGGACTTCCaccgcttttattttgaaaact TATGGTCCAAGAACAGCAAGCCGGTGCACACCACCATCCTGAACCCCCACATCCACCTGGTGGGCGACGAGGCAGCCTGCATCGCCTACATCCGGGTCACGCAGTACATCGACTCCAACGGCACGCCGCGCACCGCCCAATCAGAGGAGACCAGGGTGTGGCACCGCCGGGACGGGAAATGGCAAATCGTCCACTTCCACCGCTCAGGATCGCCCTCCACCCTCAGCAA CTAA
- the rps14 gene encoding 40S ribosomal protein S14: MAPRKGKEKKEEQVISLGPQVAEGENVFGVCHIFASFNDTFVHVTDLSGKETICRVTGGMKVKADRDESSPYAAMLAAQDVAQRCKELGITALHIKLRATGGNRTKTPGPGAQSALRALARSGMKIGRIEDVTPIPSDSTRRKGGRRGRRL; the protein is encoded by the exons ATGGCTCCCCGTAAAGGcaaggagaagaaggaggagcaggTGATCAGCCTGGGCCCGCAGGTGGCTGAGGGAGAGAACGTGTTTGGCGTCTGCCACATCTTCGCCTCCTTCAACGACACCTTCGTCCACGTCACCGACCTCTCCGGGAA GGAGACGATCTGCCGCGTGACGGGCGGCATGAAGGTGAAAGCGGACAGAGACGAGTCGTCGCCGTACGCCGCCATGTTGGCGGCTCAGGACGTGGCGCAGCGCTGCAAGGAGCTGGGCATCACGGCGCTGCATATCAAGCTGAGGGCCACCGGAGGGAACAG GACAAAGACTCCTGGACCCGGAGCCCAGTCTGCACTCAGAGCTCTGGCCCGGTCCGGCATGAAGATCGGACGCATCG AGGACGTCACTCCGATCCCGTCAGACTCTACCAGGAGGAAGGGCGGTCGCCGTGGTCGCCGTCTGTAA
- the LOC102230281 gene encoding A disintegrin and metalloproteinase with thrombospondin motifs 2-like isoform X1 — MDRPGSGLLVLVFLLHISCCLSGSLHQVLSEFSIIRPIRTDSEGRLLSASVSAHHPYRSKRHAPSNKDTPNNSQAQQAPPTWRSSFSHSWRGRSPKEEAELFYNVTVFGRHLHLRLRPNSRLIAPTATLEWEESGYLHSEPIREDDCFYTGTVSDLDDTSVAISNCDGLAGMIRTGGDEFFIEPLKDDEEEGEGERRHVVYRSSAIIRKPSAANQTSDDFLRGPLLGLLNPNPTLGPNGSGRRRRDTMAEMFHIEVLLAVDYSLLLFHGRENILKYLLTLMNIVNEIYQDSSLGANINVVVARIIMLSGTKSQELIAVGNPQKSLENVCGWSYLQQVEQSQEAQHDHTIYLTRQEFGPTGMQGYAPVTGMCQLHRSCVLVLEDGFSSAFVAAHETGHVLGMEHDGEMNNCMDDVPLGSIMSPRVQATFYRYHWSSCSWRELHRYLNAYDCLRDDPFSHEWPAQPQLPGFQYTMDQQCRFDFGPGFSMCTAYMTPDPCKQLWCSDYNNPFFCKTKKGPPLDGTKCGPGKHCFKGFCIKLTPNLLKQHGNWGRWSPFGSCSRTCGGGVRFRTRQCDNPPPANGGRTCYGNSYEFQLCSQEDCPPLTDFREDQCKAWNPFLEHEGMKHHWRPYEHPDQDKRCRLYCQSKETGAVVSMNRMVHDGTLCSYDDAYSVCVRGECEHVGCDGQIASDRREDQCGVCGGDDSTCKIVKGNFTRSTRKLGYLKMLEIPKGARHLVIQEFKGSPHTLAVKNQETDHFFLNDEHEIPESRVVIEKGVVWQYNKTGEQEALHSDGPLKYGVILMVRSHLDSKVTVSYSYIIQDYIRSSLESNLVQEEAVVYEWALKKWSHCSQQCGGGTQYTRFGCRRKADGKMVERVYCSDINKPRPISRKCNAESCRSPQWVTGDWEACSASCGQTGWQRRWVSCQQESSSGKQRRSVNSKLCGDDRPEAKQTCNRFLCPAGWRTGPWTACSASCGNGTQDRQVACLNPEGSPGNCSDLQPIAARPCQAPPCNGDPKNAIILWLSRSNPSFPAPQTSPRQRCRGDRSVFCRMEALSRYCSIPGYRQMCCKSCSERNASNSDGFNNFTNSSNFTNSSNFTNSSNFTNSSNFTNSSNFTKSSNFINSSNFTNTSNSSSQSPTDSPANNSSSWELTEMMMSVTSSTSSVGDVISDVTNTPTPTSKSSTDFVYVDYDYEFQTYVDKTAVFPATTAAAITAVTMVTTVTSTAGTTTARPIGTTPEYLLSRRTAPVSVVTVDQNQTAPPIRTSEHTATAPVVPALASREKNSVDEVQYRVVGADGTTRNQQNLFVPRVLPFHERTQNQRIQQLLKERQLQNLLRLEERTRARRNLLAQQNQTRARWRD, encoded by the exons ATGGACCGGCCCGGTTCTGGACTGCTGGTCCTCGTCTTCCTGCTGCACATCAGCTGCTGCCTCTCAG GTTCTCTCCATCAGGTTCTGTCAGAGTTCAGCATAATTCGTCCAATCAGAACCGACTCAGAGGGACGGCTCCTTTCAGCATCAGTCTCTGCCCACCATCCGTACCGAAGCAAGAGACACGCCCCCTCAAATAAGGACACGCCCAACAACTCCCAGGCACAACAGGCCCCGCCCACTTGGAGATCATCGTTCAGCCATTCATGGAGGGGGAGGAGTCCCAAGGAAGAGGCGGAGCTCTTCTACAACGTGACGGTGTTTGGTCGGCACCTCCACCTGCGGCTGCGTCCAAACTCCCGCCTCATCGCTCCCACTGCCACCTTGGAGTGGGAGGAGTCAGGATACTTGCActctgagccaatcagagaggaCGACTGCTTCTACACAGGAACAGTGTCAGACCTGGATGACACGTCTGTGGCCATCAGCAACTGCGACGGACTG GCAGGAATGATCCGGACCGGAGGAGACGAGTTCTTTATCGAACCGCTGAAAGACGATGAAGAGGAGGGCGAAGGCGAGCGAAGGCACGTGGTTTATCGCTCTTCGGCCATCATCAGGAAACCATCAGCTGCTAATCAGACCTCAGATGACTTCCTGCGAG GGCCGCTGCTAGGACTGCTGAACCCGAACCCAACCCTGGGTCCAAACGGGTCAGGTCGCCGGCGCCGCGACACCATggctgaaatgtttcacattgaG GTGCTGCTGGCCGTGGATTACTCCCTGCTTCTCTTCCATGGCCGCGAAAACATCCTGAAGTATCTCCTCACCCTGATGAACATT GTCAATGAGATCTACCAGGATTCCTCTCTGGGGGCCAACATCAACGTGGTGGTAGCAAGGATCATCATGCTGAGCGGCACCAAG TCCCAGGAGCTGATTGCAGTGGGGAATCCTCAGAAGAGCCTGGAGAACGTATGCGGATGGTCGTATCtgcagcaggtggagcagaGCCAGGAGGCGCAGCATGACCACACCATCTACCTGACCCGCCAGGAGTTCGGTCCCACTGGCATGCAGG GTTATGCTCCGGTCACCGGGATGTGCCAGCTGCACCGGAGCTGTGTCCTGGTTCTAGAAGACGGATTCTCCTCGGCTTTTGTTGCTGCGCATGAGACAGGCCACGT gctgGGCATGGAGCACGACGGGGAGATGAACAACTGCATGGACGACGTTCCTCTGGGCAGCATCATGTCTCCCCGGGTCCAGGCCACCTTCTACCGCTATCACTggtccagctgcagctggagggaGCTGCACCGCTACCTGAA CGCCTATGACTGTCTCCGTGACGACCCCTTCAGCCATGAGTGGCCCGCCCAGCCGCAGCTACCGGGCTTCCAGTACACCATGGACCAGCAGTGCCGCTTTGACTTTGGCCCGGGATTCAGCATGTGTACTGCC TACATGACCCCTGATCCCTGCAAGCAGCTGTGGTGCAGCGACTACAACAACCCATTTTTCTGTAAGACCAAGAAAGGCCCCCCACTGGATGGGACCAAGTGCGGACCAGGCAAG CACTGCTTCAAAGGCTTCTGCATCAAGCTCACCCCAAACCTCCTGAAGCAACACGGAAACTGGGGGCGCTGGAGTCCGTTCGGCAGCTGCTCCCGGACCTGTGGGGGTGGGGTCCGGTTCCGGACCAGACAGTGTGATAACCCCCC TCCAGCCAATGGAGGGCGCACCTGCTACGGGAACAGCTATGAGTTCCAGCTGTGCAGCCAGGAGGACTGCCCCCCCCTCACCGACTTCAG GGAGGATCAGTGTAAAGCCTGGAATCCATTCCTGGAGCATGAAGGAATGAAGCATCATTGGCGCCCATATGAGCATCCTGACC aggaCAAGCGCTGCCGTCTGTACTGTCAGTCCAAGGAGACGGGTGCCGTGGTGTCCATGAACAGAATGGTGCATGATGGGACGCTGTGTTCCTACGACGATGCCTACAGCGTCTGCGTCCGAGGAGAGTGTGAG CATGTGGGATGCGACGGCCAGATCGCCTCGGACCGTCGGGAGGATCAGTGCGGAGTCTGTGGGGGAGACGACTCCACCTGTAAGATCGTTAAGGGGAACTTCACCCGCAGCACCAGGAAGCTAG GTTACCTGAAGATGCTGGAAATCCCCAAAGGAGCCAGGCATCTGGTGATTCAGGAGTTTAAGGGGAGCCCTCACACCCTGG CCGTGAAGAACCAGGAGACGGATCACTTCTTCCTCAACGATGAACATGAGATTCCTGAGAGCCGGGTGGTGATAGAGAAGGGAGTGGTGTGGCAGTACAACAAGACTGGTGAGCAGGAGGCGCTGCACAGCGACGGGCCGCTGAAGTACGGCGTCATACTCATG GTCCGTTCTCACCTGGACTCCAAGGTAACGGTGTCTTACAGCTACATCATTCAGGACTACATCCGCTCCTCTCTTGAGTCCAACCTGGTGCAGGAGGAAGCTGTGGTCTATGAGTGGGCCCTGAAGAAGTGGTCCCACTGTTCCCAGCAATGCGGTGGAG GGACGCAGTACACCCGGTTTGGCTGCAGGAGGAAGGCTGACGGGAAAATGGTGGAGAGGGTCTACTGCTCCGACATCAACAAGCCCAGACCCATCAGCCGCAAGTGCAATGCCGAGAGCTGCAGATCTCCACA GTGGGTGACTGGGGACTGGGAGGCCTGCAGCGCCTCCTGTGGGCAGACAGGGTGGCAGCGCCGCTGGGTGAGCTGCCAGCAGGAGTCCAGCAGTGGGAAGCAGCGCCGCTCAGTGAACAGCAAGCTCTGTGGCGATGACCGGCCAGAGGCCAAGCAGACCTGCAACCGGTTCCTCTGCCCCGCTGGTTGGAGGACCGGGCCCTGGACCGCG TGTTCGGCCTCCTGTGGAAACGGGACTCAGGACCGTCAGGTTGCGTGTTTGAATCCTGAAGGCTCACCTGGAAACTGCAGCGATCTGCAGCCAATAGCAGCGCGCCCTTGTCAGGCCCCGCCCTGCAACG GAGACCCGAAGAATGCCATCATCCTATGGCTGTCCAGGTCCAACCCCAGCTTCCCGGCTCCACAGACATCTCCCA GGCAGCGTTGCCGTGGCGACCGCTCTGTCTTCTGCCGGATGGAGGCGCTGAGTCGGTACTGTTCGATCCCTGGATACAGACAGATGTGCTGCAAGTCCTGCAGCGAGAGGAACGCCAGCAACTCTGATGGGTTCAATAACTTCACCAACTCCAGCAACTTCACTAACTCCAGCAACTTCACCAATTCCAGCAACTTCACCAATTCCAGCAACTTCACCAACTCCAGCAACTTCACCAAATCCAGCAACTTCATCAATTCCAGCAACTTCACCAACACCAGCAACTCCAGCAGCCAGAGTCCCACTGACTCCCCAGCAAACAACAGCAG TTCCTGGGAGTTGACTGAAATGATGATGTCGGTGACCTCGTCTACCTCATCGGTTGGTGATGTAATCAGTGATGTCACCAACACACCAACCCCTACAAGCAAGAGCAGCACCGACTTTGTCTATGTGGACTACGACTACGAGTTTCAGACGTACGTCGACAAAACGGCTGTTTTTCCAGCTACCACAGCTGCCGCAATTACTGCGGTTACCATGGTTACCACGGTTACCTCCACAGCTGGAACTACGACAGCACGGCCGATAGGAACCACTCCAGAGTATCTGCTGAGCAGGAGAACCGCCCCGGTGTCCGTGGTTACGGTTGATCAGAACCAGACAGCGCCACCAATCAGAACCTCCGAACACACTGCCACAGCACCAGTTGTGCCGGCACTGGCCTCCAGGGAGAAGAACTCGGTGGATGAGGTCCAGTACCGGGTGGTTGGAGCGGACGGTACCAccagaaaccagcagaacctcTTCGTTCCCCGAGTGCTGCCTTTCCACGAACGGACTCAGAACCAGCGCATCCAGCAGCTTCTGAAGGAGAGGCAGCTGCAGAACCTTCTGAGGCTGGAAGAACGGACCAGGGCGAGGCGGAACCTCCtggcccagcagaaccagaccagGGCAAGGTGGAGGGACTGA
- the LOC102230281 gene encoding A disintegrin and metalloproteinase with thrombospondin motifs 2-like isoform X2, whose amino-acid sequence MKRRAKASEGTWFIALRPSSGNHQLLIRPQMTSCEVLLAVDYSLLLFHGRENILKYLLTLMNIVNEIYQDSSLGANINVVVARIIMLSGTKSQELIAVGNPQKSLENVCGWSYLQQVEQSQEAQHDHTIYLTRQEFGPTGMQGYAPVTGMCQLHRSCVLVLEDGFSSAFVAAHETGHVLGMEHDGEMNNCMDDVPLGSIMSPRVQATFYRYHWSSCSWRELHRYLNAYDCLRDDPFSHEWPAQPQLPGFQYTMDQQCRFDFGPGFSMCTAYMTPDPCKQLWCSDYNNPFFCKTKKGPPLDGTKCGPGKHCFKGFCIKLTPNLLKQHGNWGRWSPFGSCSRTCGGGVRFRTRQCDNPPPANGGRTCYGNSYEFQLCSQEDCPPLTDFREDQCKAWNPFLEHEGMKHHWRPYEHPDQDKRCRLYCQSKETGAVVSMNRMVHDGTLCSYDDAYSVCVRGECEHVGCDGQIASDRREDQCGVCGGDDSTCKIVKGNFTRSTRKLGYLKMLEIPKGARHLVIQEFKGSPHTLAVKNQETDHFFLNDEHEIPESRVVIEKGVVWQYNKTGEQEALHSDGPLKYGVILMVRSHLDSKVTVSYSYIIQDYIRSSLESNLVQEEAVVYEWALKKWSHCSQQCGGGTQYTRFGCRRKADGKMVERVYCSDINKPRPISRKCNAESCRSPQWVTGDWEACSASCGQTGWQRRWVSCQQESSSGKQRRSVNSKLCGDDRPEAKQTCNRFLCPAGWRTGPWTACSASCGNGTQDRQVACLNPEGSPGNCSDLQPIAARPCQAPPCNGDPKNAIILWLSRSNPSFPAPQTSPRQRCRGDRSVFCRMEALSRYCSIPGYRQMCCKSCSERNASNSDGFNNFTNSSNFTNSSNFTNSSNFTNSSNFTNSSNFTKSSNFINSSNFTNTSNSSSQSPTDSPANNSSSWELTEMMMSVTSSTSSVGDVISDVTNTPTPTSKSSTDFVYVDYDYEFQTYVDKTAVFPATTAAAITAVTMVTTVTSTAGTTTARPIGTTPEYLLSRRTAPVSVVTVDQNQTAPPIRTSEHTATAPVVPALASREKNSVDEVQYRVVGADGTTRNQQNLFVPRVLPFHERTQNQRIQQLLKERQLQNLLRLEERTRARRNLLAQQNQTRARWRD is encoded by the exons ATGAAGAGGAGGGCGAAGGCGAGCGAAGGCACGTGGTTTATCGCTCTTCGGCCATCATCAGGAAACCATCAGCTGCTAATCAGACCTCAGATGACTTCCTGCGAG GTGCTGCTGGCCGTGGATTACTCCCTGCTTCTCTTCCATGGCCGCGAAAACATCCTGAAGTATCTCCTCACCCTGATGAACATT GTCAATGAGATCTACCAGGATTCCTCTCTGGGGGCCAACATCAACGTGGTGGTAGCAAGGATCATCATGCTGAGCGGCACCAAG TCCCAGGAGCTGATTGCAGTGGGGAATCCTCAGAAGAGCCTGGAGAACGTATGCGGATGGTCGTATCtgcagcaggtggagcagaGCCAGGAGGCGCAGCATGACCACACCATCTACCTGACCCGCCAGGAGTTCGGTCCCACTGGCATGCAGG GTTATGCTCCGGTCACCGGGATGTGCCAGCTGCACCGGAGCTGTGTCCTGGTTCTAGAAGACGGATTCTCCTCGGCTTTTGTTGCTGCGCATGAGACAGGCCACGT gctgGGCATGGAGCACGACGGGGAGATGAACAACTGCATGGACGACGTTCCTCTGGGCAGCATCATGTCTCCCCGGGTCCAGGCCACCTTCTACCGCTATCACTggtccagctgcagctggagggaGCTGCACCGCTACCTGAA CGCCTATGACTGTCTCCGTGACGACCCCTTCAGCCATGAGTGGCCCGCCCAGCCGCAGCTACCGGGCTTCCAGTACACCATGGACCAGCAGTGCCGCTTTGACTTTGGCCCGGGATTCAGCATGTGTACTGCC TACATGACCCCTGATCCCTGCAAGCAGCTGTGGTGCAGCGACTACAACAACCCATTTTTCTGTAAGACCAAGAAAGGCCCCCCACTGGATGGGACCAAGTGCGGACCAGGCAAG CACTGCTTCAAAGGCTTCTGCATCAAGCTCACCCCAAACCTCCTGAAGCAACACGGAAACTGGGGGCGCTGGAGTCCGTTCGGCAGCTGCTCCCGGACCTGTGGGGGTGGGGTCCGGTTCCGGACCAGACAGTGTGATAACCCCCC TCCAGCCAATGGAGGGCGCACCTGCTACGGGAACAGCTATGAGTTCCAGCTGTGCAGCCAGGAGGACTGCCCCCCCCTCACCGACTTCAG GGAGGATCAGTGTAAAGCCTGGAATCCATTCCTGGAGCATGAAGGAATGAAGCATCATTGGCGCCCATATGAGCATCCTGACC aggaCAAGCGCTGCCGTCTGTACTGTCAGTCCAAGGAGACGGGTGCCGTGGTGTCCATGAACAGAATGGTGCATGATGGGACGCTGTGTTCCTACGACGATGCCTACAGCGTCTGCGTCCGAGGAGAGTGTGAG CATGTGGGATGCGACGGCCAGATCGCCTCGGACCGTCGGGAGGATCAGTGCGGAGTCTGTGGGGGAGACGACTCCACCTGTAAGATCGTTAAGGGGAACTTCACCCGCAGCACCAGGAAGCTAG GTTACCTGAAGATGCTGGAAATCCCCAAAGGAGCCAGGCATCTGGTGATTCAGGAGTTTAAGGGGAGCCCTCACACCCTGG CCGTGAAGAACCAGGAGACGGATCACTTCTTCCTCAACGATGAACATGAGATTCCTGAGAGCCGGGTGGTGATAGAGAAGGGAGTGGTGTGGCAGTACAACAAGACTGGTGAGCAGGAGGCGCTGCACAGCGACGGGCCGCTGAAGTACGGCGTCATACTCATG GTCCGTTCTCACCTGGACTCCAAGGTAACGGTGTCTTACAGCTACATCATTCAGGACTACATCCGCTCCTCTCTTGAGTCCAACCTGGTGCAGGAGGAAGCTGTGGTCTATGAGTGGGCCCTGAAGAAGTGGTCCCACTGTTCCCAGCAATGCGGTGGAG GGACGCAGTACACCCGGTTTGGCTGCAGGAGGAAGGCTGACGGGAAAATGGTGGAGAGGGTCTACTGCTCCGACATCAACAAGCCCAGACCCATCAGCCGCAAGTGCAATGCCGAGAGCTGCAGATCTCCACA GTGGGTGACTGGGGACTGGGAGGCCTGCAGCGCCTCCTGTGGGCAGACAGGGTGGCAGCGCCGCTGGGTGAGCTGCCAGCAGGAGTCCAGCAGTGGGAAGCAGCGCCGCTCAGTGAACAGCAAGCTCTGTGGCGATGACCGGCCAGAGGCCAAGCAGACCTGCAACCGGTTCCTCTGCCCCGCTGGTTGGAGGACCGGGCCCTGGACCGCG TGTTCGGCCTCCTGTGGAAACGGGACTCAGGACCGTCAGGTTGCGTGTTTGAATCCTGAAGGCTCACCTGGAAACTGCAGCGATCTGCAGCCAATAGCAGCGCGCCCTTGTCAGGCCCCGCCCTGCAACG GAGACCCGAAGAATGCCATCATCCTATGGCTGTCCAGGTCCAACCCCAGCTTCCCGGCTCCACAGACATCTCCCA GGCAGCGTTGCCGTGGCGACCGCTCTGTCTTCTGCCGGATGGAGGCGCTGAGTCGGTACTGTTCGATCCCTGGATACAGACAGATGTGCTGCAAGTCCTGCAGCGAGAGGAACGCCAGCAACTCTGATGGGTTCAATAACTTCACCAACTCCAGCAACTTCACTAACTCCAGCAACTTCACCAATTCCAGCAACTTCACCAATTCCAGCAACTTCACCAACTCCAGCAACTTCACCAAATCCAGCAACTTCATCAATTCCAGCAACTTCACCAACACCAGCAACTCCAGCAGCCAGAGTCCCACTGACTCCCCAGCAAACAACAGCAG TTCCTGGGAGTTGACTGAAATGATGATGTCGGTGACCTCGTCTACCTCATCGGTTGGTGATGTAATCAGTGATGTCACCAACACACCAACCCCTACAAGCAAGAGCAGCACCGACTTTGTCTATGTGGACTACGACTACGAGTTTCAGACGTACGTCGACAAAACGGCTGTTTTTCCAGCTACCACAGCTGCCGCAATTACTGCGGTTACCATGGTTACCACGGTTACCTCCACAGCTGGAACTACGACAGCACGGCCGATAGGAACCACTCCAGAGTATCTGCTGAGCAGGAGAACCGCCCCGGTGTCCGTGGTTACGGTTGATCAGAACCAGACAGCGCCACCAATCAGAACCTCCGAACACACTGCCACAGCACCAGTTGTGCCGGCACTGGCCTCCAGGGAGAAGAACTCGGTGGATGAGGTCCAGTACCGGGTGGTTGGAGCGGACGGTACCAccagaaaccagcagaacctcTTCGTTCCCCGAGTGCTGCCTTTCCACGAACGGACTCAGAACCAGCGCATCCAGCAGCTTCTGAAGGAGAGGCAGCTGCAGAACCTTCTGAGGCTGGAAGAACGGACCAGGGCGAGGCGGAACCTCCtggcccagcagaaccagaccagGGCAAGGTGGAGGGACTGA